The sequence GTCaccctattattattatttttttttcaaattattttcttattttataaaaatattgggaGGCTACCGTCACAGCTTTTTACGCGCAATTGTGAATTTGTGACAGCCCAATGAAAGTTCTCTACGTCACCAATCAGGGTGCCACATGTGTACCTGGGTCCATTGCTATGATCTCATTATTACCTCCATCTTATTTACTTGTTAGGAGACCCAGATTTCAACAACAATCTGAATCTAAAagttggaataaaaataaaaacaaataaattttgtgTAATGCTGTCGCATTTAATCACATAAATATCTTCCGTTCAAAAAATAtccttgattttaaaatacGTGTGattaaaaagaagtaaaaaactTCATACATATATAACCTAAAAAACTTTCTTTCACGTGTTTTAAAATCACGAGCACAtgacaaaaaacataaaatatctatataaaGCATGTATCgtcatattttaaaacaataaaaaaaaaatatattcccgatttgacaacaattttttttttgtctgtaATAAAAAAGACATTAtgatcctaattttttttaaaaaggaaatgacacaaatgaaaaaatataggaggagaaagtaagaaaatatatacaaatttgcAACTCTTTTTTCCTATCAAAAGACcgccaaaattttaaaataaataaaaccttcctatcaaataagaaaatttgacTATTGAAATGTAAACTAATTACGTGATTTCCAAGTCTACAATAATGTATCATTTATTTCAATTGTACAATTagattaaaatagtaaaaattgaGACCTACTACAACATAGTgacataaatacaaaataaaaagacacggtatgattttttaaaatttttttaataagtaatgAATAGGTGGCACATGGGAACCCTTTTGATTAGTAATatttatgctaaaaaaaaaaaagaactttttgTCTTTTCCACGTCACCACCACGCACTCGTCTTCAAGAGATCTCCCAAATTCTTGAAAATGGGTATTTGGAGATGCCAATCGTAAGCCTCCTCCACAGAGCTTGCAATATTGAGAATCCCAATAAGGAAACAGTTGGTTTTGGTCCCCTATCTGACTACAATACGAATGAATCTAACATATCTCTGATTTGTAGCAAAGCTCTCGTAGGTCTAAGAAGTGgtcaaaaaaatggattttaattttggCCCACCTCCATTTCAAGATTTGGTAGTTttccacttttctttttctagtgaTGTTTGTGGGGTGATTTGTTTAAGATCCCACAACTCTTAAGACAACGACACCATTATTTAAGGGCTGACAACATTGATTAGCTGAAGATTTCTCTATGGTGCGTCCGGTGCTACCATTTCGTTGAAGTGACGTCAATCATATTTGGAAGTCATTAAGGCTCAATTTGGTTATCATTCTAGTCGTAATGCtatttgttatattattaacaCCCTAAGAAAGACTCACATTTGTTCTAAAAAAGTCACTccatttttagaacaaatccttaaaaactattttcaatcatattttctCAGGTAGAAACTATTTCTCGTTGTTTAAAGAACACTTTCCACAGGCCCAAAGGCACCCAACCTTTAGGATAAGGTCGCATGACCCATCAAGCTCTTGGTAtctaaagaaggaaaagaaagaatattGGGGGGAGGGGTGGTggggggtggtggtggtggtgtgtgtgtgggggtggggtggggtgggtgGTGTGGGGGTGGGGGTTGCACTAAGGCAATCTAgcaactaaataattttttatggcaAGACCGTCTTTAAACCTTTCGTGTGAAGAACGACAATTTAAGGTCCAATTAGAGCATGTATCAATGATAACCTGATGGTTTAAGGTCCTAAAGGATCAATATATTGAGCTAAATGCAGCAAAATGATAATTCAAGGTCACAGCAGACTGCAAATTGATACACCAAGGCTGTTTGAGATAATAATCAAAGCTCATGTAGAGGCAACAAGGAAGCTTAACATCCGACACAAGATAATTCAGGCGAGATGGTACTTCGATCTTCTGAAACTGTGACACACTAACATATTGAGACAAGAAGGTAATATAAAAAGCTAATTTTATACCCAATAACACCATGGTAGTCTAAATTCCTGTTTAAACCAACTTTGAGGGAAACATGCATCACAGGAACATGGTAATATGGTCTTAATGTAAGATCCTACAAGACCATTAATTGGGGCAAGTGTTAATTGTGGGCAATATATCAAGGCAAACATCAATTAGGATATTATGGTAATGTTAGTCCTACAAACATATATCCAACATGTATGGAAGCATCAAGTTAGCTTAAGGCTCTACTAAACCATAAATTGGGGCAATAATTCAAACTCCAAGGTTCCCCCAAATGAGATATTGTAGCCACAGGTAATGTAAAGTCCACCAAAAccatatataaaggaaaattggCAAGCTAAGATCCTTCCCTAAATACATGACAATTTGTATTCCTAATGAAGAAGATGCTGAACACTTGAAATAAACCGTGTTctagttaaaatattttcaatcgtAGAGATTAGTATCTGACATGAAGAACAAATGGCAAGCTAAGATCTCATCCTAAAGGCACAACGATTTTGTATTCATGATGAAGAAGAAGCTGAAAGTATTgggaaaaaaatggtattttaattaatatattgtcAATCTTGGAGATTAGTATCAGACATGAAGAAAATTCTCATGTTAAAATCTACCAGAATGAAATTCATGCATCTCATGCTTCACACTGCAACtggcattttattttatgacaaatttgaGATAAACCTgggagagaaaaaggaaatatcTGGCCAaactataaaacaaaaattacaaattaaaaataaacacgAGATAAAAATGCCAAGATTTATACTGGCAATTTGATAATAACTATTGAATGTCGGACGATACAACCATAATCTaactaaaaatgataacatAGAACCCTCTCCCATGATAATCCAACAGCAATATCAGACAATCATTAAAATAGTTGAAGTAAAACTTACAACCTTCCTTTGTTCTCTCAATGCAATACATGTAAAACCTAAACACTGTAATATAAAGCATGATCTGATTTTTCAAACGAAGTACAAAAAAGATTCCCATGAAAATGAAGTACCTTCAGCAATGGGTTGACACAGGAACCTCTCAGCATAGATCCGCCTAAGGGGCTACCCCTCccaaaaatattagatatataaCCTATGTGGTAAAACATCAGAAGCTGCCCTAGAAAATgcaattaaaaggaaaaaatgttcTCCTTGGCAATGTAGCTTCAGGCTATTCCATCTTGAAAAGAGAAAGGAATCAAATTTAAAGAGAGGTCAAAACACAGTCTCCTCGAGCACATTTGTCACATTTGGCATACCATTGGATGCAGAACCAACTAAACagcatttttcttgtttctgaAATGCTCCTTCAGCAATGCAAACTTCTTCTTGCACTGGTTCACAGTTTTCCCAGGAACTGCAGCAGCAACTCGTTCCCAACGCTGATTAGTTTCCTTTGGAAATGTCTTCAGGGCTTGAACTAGAGCCCTTTCTTGAACAGCAGACCACAAATCTTGCTCTGAACTTGAAGTAACCCCATTTGAAGCAACCGCACCATCAGGATTTTGTTGTTTCCCACTTGTGCTTGAAGACTCCTTCAAGTTATCCTTATTAGAAGCATTACTTTCAGGCCCATTCTGGATGAGTACTCCCTCTGTTTCCTCTCTAGTTGTAAGTGGAGATGCAATGGACTGAGCCGGCTTTCTCTTCTCAAGGAATGAATCAAAAGCTTTGGCGGCATCGGGCTTCTGGAGAAGAACTGTTTTTGTTGCCTTCAATATCTCGTCAACGGATCTTCCTGTGCCAATGTATTCAGAAATAACCTCCCATCTTCGAGATGTTCCTTTGGGATATTTCTGCATCCCTTTTCTCAAGAGCTcaatttcttctctttcccAAGGTTTCTCCTTTTTCTCATACTTGCCTAATGGGACATTTCCATTAACTTCCACAGAACCATTATGCTGTGGATTCTTCTCACCTTGTTTCTTACCTGTTGAGTCATTATTGCCTCCACGTGCATCTCTGAGAAGTTTACCTCGTTCAAGCCCTTCTGCTCCCTCGATCTTGTCACATAAATTCCTCAACTGCTCAGTTTCAAGTGACATGCAGAGACTTTCCACGTCATCTTCAGTAATATTGAACAGATTTTGGGTCAAAACAGGAGCTGATAGAGTTCGAAGACGGGTTCGCTCTTTCCGCAAGAgcttcttctctttttccttcaccTTCTTCTGGTGTGAAGCTGCTTCAGCAGCTCgtttttcctcttcctctttctGCCGTTTCTCCTCTTCAGCAATCCTGGCTGCTTCCTCCTCCTGCAACTTCTTTGCCAAATATTTGGCCTGCCTTTTTTTCTGCTTTTCTGCTCGCTCCTCCTCCTTTCTCCTAAGTATTCTAGGATCTCTTTTATAAGCATTATCAATGAGAGAACGTATCCGTACATATTCTTCCTTTCTTGCTTTTTCTGAAAGTTTTGCATTCTGTCTCTCCATCCATCTCTTATGATCGCGAGACTCAGCTTGTTCAAGATCAAACTCATCTGTATGAGGGAACTCTCTCCAACTTTTAAAGCAataccaaaaattataaaacatatcGACTTCTTTAAGTGGAGTATTCTCTTCCCCTAGAGTAGGAACCGGTTGGTTAACCGACCATCTGCTATTCCTCATAAAGGCTGGACCAAATACTTTGAAGAAGTCTTGTGGCTCACAATCAGTTGgaatttcatcatcaaattcATCTGTAGAGTCATAAATTCTTCTCTTCACAGGATCAATTAACACCTCATATGCTTCTTGGATGGACTTGAAGTGGTTCTCTATTTCATCTTTCTTCGCTTGCTTTGCAGCTTCAGTTTCCTCAGCAAGAATGAGAGCAGCCTGTTTGTCAGGATGATGCTTCAAAGCAGTTTCACGGTAGCTCTTTCTTATCTGGTCCTCAGTGGCAAGGAATCTTAAATGGCTTAAACCCAACAATGCATAATGATCCTGCTGTTTGCCTTCAGCACCAGATTTCTTTTTACCTTTGCTGCTATATGAACCCGATGATGGAAAATAACTTTGCTCCTTATCATTGGGCACATTCTGATCATCCTCATCTTCACCTTCTTCCTCATAACACCCAAGAACTCTTAGAGCAGCAGAGTGGAAAGCATGCCCCGCTGGTTCAAGTCTAAAAGCCTTCAAGGGAAGACAATTTGATGAAACATAAATTGGTTGTCCATTTACAAGCTCTTCGGAATATGTAATCAGGCGAAGGCTCATATTTGCAGACATAATGTTCAGGGAAGAAGAACAGCTACACTTTGGTCTGTAACCTGTCTAACAAACAAACTGCAAAAGACAACTCCCAATCAGCATACCTTAAGCAAAAATAAATGcagaaaaattttattacttttgaaACATTGGTAGGACATAGAGTAGTACAGCAAACTAAAACCACCAAAAAAAAGCATCACATTGAGTATCCCTGAAATTCCATGATGTGaggaagatttaaaaattttcacgTATTTCACCCAAACTCTGAAAAGAAACCTAAATTGACCCATTAACTAAACTTACTCACAAGGCATTCAAGAGATTGCACCCAAAAGCCATCATCACAATtcaacaattaattaataaataatgacATAAATAGATTGACCACCAACACCATCAAAACTAAACTTTCAATCCCTCAGAAACTGAGGAATAAGAGGACGAGCAAACAGAAGAAAAAAGCAAGATGCTGAATCCAATGAGTTTTCCTTTACTCTTTCCCCGTCTTTTTTCACTTCTTTAAACagaaaataaacagtactaaaACACATAAAATTTCCCCTAATTTCCCTCATCCTCATCTTTTCTAGTCGATATTCCTTCTATCTCGAgcttgtaaatattgtttattagaaaaaaaaaaatcgagacCGAAAAGGACAAAAAGAATGGTGCAAGAAGTATTGaggatttggaaaataaaagaaaattttgagaacaatCAACTGCAAAATTTATATCAACAGTACCGATTCTACACAAAAGAAAGCAAcaaatttttcagaaaataaaaatacaataacaGAAAGAAAACCGAAAATCAATCTACGAGAGATTATTCAGAAAAATTATTGCCAAACTTGAGAGAAATTATCCATGAGAAAATAGGGAAAACGGATTGAGAGGCGGTTCTTGATCTTTGTTGTGGAGATTTGATTCGTAAGAAACCTGCTTAGAAACTGAAATTCGTAGAGCAGATAAAACCCTAAAGATTGAGAGGAAGCTCACCGAATCCTCTGAAGGCGACTGCGACCAAGGTGGAGCGATGGCTGTGGCTGGAGCAATAACAGAGAAATTGAGAAAGAAGAGGCTCGTCGCTTCTCCTTAAAACGCAGCGTTTCCCTAATGTTAACCCTCCTCCGTCCAGAACGACGTCGTCTGATACATAGTCTACAGTCGTCGAACCACCCaaacaaaaaattctttattaatttattacaaaGCGTGACATCAGTCAGGCAAGCCCGTCTCGGGCCCCGGGTTCGAGCCGAGATTGGAGGCTCGGACCACCTTTAGCTTAGGCTCGATGACCCTCTGGACCAAACTGAAAATTTAAGGTTAATTTGTCTGgatattgttttttcaattaacaacatatatttgacaaatttttgtttgaaaacaattttttagtcTAATAAATTTGGGGTGTTTGGTGTTGGGaaacaaaattctttttagtgaaatattataaaaaaataattaaaatataaaaaattctttatatatacgTGCATAATatctttacaaaaaataaatcaagcaaattatttttcaaatttaaattttgaaacaaaacattatttctaaaaataattcagatttattttgaataattaactttaaaagatattttttaataagtatttttaaaactattgtcAAATTTGATTCATAACtcaattgaaatttcaaaatatgattgaagttgtataaattatttgtattatacCTATTACTATCAACCAAAGAGAAAATATGGAATGAACATCGGGTGATAATTCTATATTGATCCGATCTAAACCATACCCtcccatttttaataagatttcaACTAGAAAGATACAAAAGATACAATTTGAAGTGTTCTTTTTCAGCCAAAAGTTAATATGTTTTTTACGCACATGTCAAACTATTCGTGACTTCCCTGGAGCACCCAACTTTTGAAATCATAGAAGGTTTATACTCCCCTATACATTTTTAATGCATGCAATCATGATATATAATTGAATGATGTGATTCTCTTATTCTATTTTGTATATGGTATTGCATGATTAAAGATCAAACAATTattttgatgattatttttatatttagtgaaTCATTTTTACATTAAGTTAAGGACTCcgattatttttttgttttttgttttttattttggatactTTTAGTCATTATGTTGAAGTATGCATGATATCTATTATAAACCTAAAAAGTACTTCCAATACGAAAATCgtttttgaaaaaacttcaaattttaaaatagttgataaataattttcttaaaaacattttaaaaaataaaaacttccattaaaaatacttcctaaataaatattattatacttAAAACACTCCACATAGAAACATTGTCAATCATTACCAAACCCCATGATAGAGCACATGGAATTTCTAACAAATAATTGCTTCTTGATCCTACTCCatgatcttaaattttaataaataggaagctattttatgtttaatgaaGTATTTGCAATACTAATATCATATGAAATTTATGGCTTTTTGGCTTTGTAAAAAATCCTGTAAAAGAGAAAACCtatatattgtaaaaataaataaataaatcaaagtaattAAATCGCTAAATCAAACTCGAGTTTCCAATGTACTAGTGTCTATCCTATCCAACTAATACCAACCAAGAGAAGAAAACTAGAAACCAAGTATATGCTAGCTACACATAGTTTTAAGCACTGAGCAGTCTGACCCGATCCCTATCTTGCCGCAGCTGGCTCGGTCGTGAGTCCAAAGCCAAGGGGGAAGAGTGGGTCATAATAGGCATCGTCAAAATTCATAGGCAGTTGCTCTACAGTCTTGAACCACGTCCGAGGAAGCTTCCCGGTGAATCCATAGTCTCCAAATAGAACATCAGCCACACCTTGGCCTTCACTGCCTGGTAGCCATGCAGCAACAAGAGCACTTATGGATGGAAGGTAGGGCTGGATCACCAGAGGCCGGCCTGAGATCACTACAACTACACACTTAACACCCCCACATACGTTAGTGATCGTGCTAGGACCTGGTTCAGGAATTGTTAAGTTGGAATTATCTCCTGCAGTCTCTGCATAAGGGTGCTCTCCCACAACGACAATCGCGTAGGAGAAGTTGCCGGACTTGACGAATTCAGCATCAGGATTCTCCCTATATACCAGTTCTGTGCCTGGGTCAATGGCAGCTGAGATGGCGCTTAGGATGGTTGTTCCTGTTTAGTAGAAGACAAGATTACCAGTAATACAAATTAGCTATGTATTGCTGATTATGGCTGGAATTGGTATATATGAAATGAACATTACACACATTGAGTCAGGGGTGGTAATTCATGTAAGTGGTGTAAGTGGGTCCTCGTGTTATATCAAAGTTTAAGCATTTTACTATATAGATCAACTCAATCCAAATACTACCCAAATTGAGTGTGGAAATTGGAATCAAACTTTGTCATCCCTACCTTGGGTGTGGTTGTTTCCATCGAGTCCCTGCCAAGTGATAGTCCAACCACCACATTGGTAGCCCAAATTGTCGGCGTGGGTTCCCGCAACTAGGATCCTATCTGCCTTTTTAGGGAAGGGAAGCAAAGGAGCATCTGCGGTTTCTCCATTCTTCAAAAGAACCATAGACTTCCTAACTGCTTCTCTTGCCAAATCTCTATGAGCCTGTTAGGTAATAAACAGAAAGCTACAGcagaaaaccaagaaaaaaccATTGATGATTAAACTTCAGAAGTATATATTTTAGAGATACCTGGCTCCCTAGCTGGTCAACTAAACTGAGATCAGCCAATGGGTTCTCAAACAAACCCATGGTAAACTTGACTCTCAAAATCCTGCTGACAGCATCATCGATACGGCTCATGGGGATGACTTTGCTCTCCACCAGTTTGGTCAGAATACCAATGAATTCAATGTGGTTAAAAGGAACCATTACCTAATTATAAGAACACCCAAAAGGATTCAGAGTTAGAAAATAATCCAATTTATCTCAAAATTCACATTACATCGCCAGCCTCAAATTAAGGATAAATACCATGTCAATGCCTGCTTGTATCCCAGCTTGAACGGAATATGTGTAGTTTGCATGGGGTGGTGAGGTGATCCTGTCAATACCCTCCCAATCCGAGATGACAAAACCCTACAATTTACAAGGTAGTCAGTACTAGGAAGAGAtgaaaatctaatattaaatAGTATTTACCTTGAATTTAAGGGTGTTTTTGAGGAATCCAGTGATAAGTTGGTGGTTAGCATGCATCTTCTTTCCATTCCAGCTGGAGTAGGAAACCATGACTGTAGCCACACCCCTCCCGATGGAAGGGTGATAGGCAGGCATGTGAATCTTCATTAATCCTTTCCAATCAATAACGGTGTTGTTCTCATTGATGCCATGAGTCGTGCCCCCATCACCCACAAAGTGCTTTGCGCAAGCCGCTACCTTATTCCTATTAGTAAGGCACAACCAAGAGATTGTTTTAGGGTACGGTTGCGAAGTGGGCTCCTATGCCCGTCCCAAATCCAACGTGGTCGGATTGaacaatcattttcaaaacttgaGTAAGGCAAGTTTAGATTAGGATTTTTGAATCTGAACTCAATTTGGTTAGACTTAAACAAGCTCGATCCCATTAACACAAATCTTATTTAATgttattatgatatttatagtatttattatgttatataataatattcattttttcttagatttttaagaaagatatcaaattatattagatTTATGACCAACTTGAGTTTAACTGACCAATCTAGCCAAGTTCAAACCCTAGTTTCAGGGCAAATCAAAAGGCCATGAGTGACGAAGCAGGGATTGAACTTACTTTCCACCAACATAAGGCATGCCCGCCCTTGAATTGGTGGGGATCTCGCCTTGTAGCCCAGTTATAATTGTTGTCATTTCTTTGACAATTTTGGGATCCTCACTGTAGCTCTCGTAGCACCGGCCCCATCTTGGATCTCTGCAGACCTATTACATGTATACAGGAATGGTTCAAGTTTAGAATAGTTTGAAAggcatacatatatatatacatatttgttAAATGATTCTTCATTGTATATATACCGCAATACATGGCGCAAAAGCATATTGAATGCCAGTAGCTCTAACTTCAAGGGCAGTCGCAGCGCCAATCCTCTTCACAAGCTCTGGATCCCTGCAAGGATTGAATCGAAATTCACATACCCAGCCAAATAATGGGTCAAAATCAATCCAAAAAAGCCCTTCAAATCCAAAAATCTTCAACAATATGTGATGAACACTCACCTGGTAGCCCCAAGACCCACATTGTGGGGAAATATGGTTGCCTTGTATACGCTGTTATGGCCATGAACAGCGTCTATGCCATAAATCATTGGAATGCCCAGACGGCTTGAAAGAGAGCCCTTTTGAAAGTCGTTCACCATGTGAATCCAGTCTTCTGCGGTGGCTTGAGGTAGAGGCACACTGCCTCCGCCGCTAAGTAAACTGCCGATTGAGAATTCCTTCATGATCTCTGGGGTAGCAACTGATCGATCAATCTGCGTCATTTGGCCTATTTTCTCTGCTAGACTCATCCTTCCCATCAGGTCTTTGATTCTCATATAAATGGGCTGTGTTGGGTCTTTGTATATCTCTAGATTCTGTACCGCTTCACCCAATACGCATAAGAGCAGAAGCCCCACTAAGATGGCTGACACTTTCCCCATCTTCACTTCCCAGACTCTTTTTGGCTCTGATATATTCAGAGAGGCAGAAAGTTAGaaaccgaaaaaaaaaaaacaataacgACAATGGAAGAATGAGAGAGGGAGCGAGAGAGAGAACGTGGGGGGCTAACCTTGAAACGAAAACAAAGGTATAGTATGAGATGAGAAACAAGCACAGAAGCCCACTATTTATCATGGAGCCAAGCATGATACGTGGTGGGTCCAAACTCATCCTCCGAAAGATCTGGACCCTCCAATTTTGGATTC is a genomic window of Vitis riparia cultivar Riparia Gloire de Montpellier isolate 1030 chromosome 1, EGFV_Vit.rip_1.0, whole genome shotgun sequence containing:
- the LOC117919541 gene encoding dnaJ homolog subfamily C member 2 — protein: MSANMSLRLITYSEELVNGQPIYVSSNCLPLKAFRLEPAGHAFHSAALRVLGCYEEEGEDEDDQNVPNDKEQSYFPSSGSYSSKGKKKSGAEGKQQDHYALLGLSHLRFLATEDQIRKSYRETALKHHPDKQAALILAEETEAAKQAKKDEIENHFKSIQEAYEVLIDPVKRRIYDSTDEFDDEIPTDCEPQDFFKVFGPAFMRNSRWSVNQPVPTLGEENTPLKEVDMFYNFWYCFKSWREFPHTDEFDLEQAESRDHKRWMERQNAKLSEKARKEEYVRIRSLIDNAYKRDPRILRRKEEERAEKQKKRQAKYLAKKLQEEEAARIAEEEKRQKEEEEKRAAEAASHQKKVKEKEKKLLRKERTRLRTLSAPVLTQNLFNITEDDVESLCMSLETEQLRNLCDKIEGAEGLERGKLLRDARGGNNDSTGKKQGEKNPQHNGSVEVNGNVPLGKYEKKEKPWEREEIELLRKGMQKYPKGTSRRWEVISEYIGTGRSVDEILKATKTVLLQKPDAAKAFDSFLEKRKPAQSIASPLTTREETEGVLIQNGPESNASNKDNLKESSSTSGKQQNPDGAVASNGVTSSSEQDLWSAVQERALVQALKTFPKETNQRWERVAAAVPGKTVNQCKKKFALLKEHFRNKKNAV
- the LOC117922470 gene encoding beta-glucosidase BoGH3B-like; the protein is MGKVSAILVGLLLLCVLGEAVQNLEIYKDPTQPIYMRIKDLMGRMSLAEKIGQMTQIDRSVATPEIMKEFSIGSLLSGGGSVPLPQATAEDWIHMVNDFQKGSLSSRLGIPMIYGIDAVHGHNSVYKATIFPHNVGLGATRDPELVKRIGAATALEVRATGIQYAFAPCIAVCRDPRWGRCYESYSEDPKIVKEMTTIITGLQGEIPTNSRAGMPYVGGKNKVAACAKHFVGDGGTTHGINENNTVIDWKGLMKIHMPAYHPSIGRGVATVMVSYSSWNGKKMHANHQLITGFLKNTLKFKGFVISDWEGIDRITSPPHANYTYSVQAGIQAGIDMVMVPFNHIEFIGILTKLVESKVIPMSRIDDAVSRILRVKFTMGLFENPLADLSLVDQLGSQAHRDLAREAVRKSMVLLKNGETADAPLLPFPKKADRILVAGTHADNLGYQCGGWTITWQGLDGNNHTQGTTILSAISAAIDPGTELVYRENPDAEFVKSGNFSYAIVVVGEHPYAETAGDNSNLTIPEPGPSTITNVCGGVKCVVVVISGRPLVIQPYLPSISALVAAWLPGSEGQGVADVLFGDYGFTGKLPRTWFKTVEQLPMNFDDAYYDPLFPLGFGLTTEPAAAR